One genomic window of Tenacibaculum tangerinum includes the following:
- a CDS encoding class I SAM-dependent methyltransferase: MTTEKELYINLNPFLNCIDYTVSSESYEVMKNEDYDMLVTSPVPDNLEQYYASDDYISHTDSKTSLFDKTYQLVKNYTLKKKLKLINSFNTEDKSILDVGAGTGDFLKVCQDDGWKITGVEPSKKAREFANKKRCFFLKT, from the coding sequence TTGACTACAGAAAAAGAGTTATATATAAACTTAAACCCGTTTCTAAACTGTATAGATTACACAGTATCTTCTGAGAGCTATGAAGTAATGAAAAACGAAGATTATGATATGTTGGTTACTTCTCCTGTACCAGATAATTTAGAACAGTACTACGCTAGTGACGATTATATTTCTCATACAGATAGTAAAACTTCTCTTTTCGATAAAACCTATCAGTTAGTTAAAAACTACACGTTAAAGAAAAAATTAAAATTAATTAATTCTTTTAATACAGAAGATAAATCGATTTTAGATGTTGGTGCAGGTACTGGTGATTTCTTAAAAGTCTGTCAAGATGATGGATGGAAAATAACAGGGGTTGAACCTTCTAAAAAAGCACGAGAATTTGCGAATAAAAAAAGGTGTTTCTTTTTGAAAACTTAA
- the mnmG gene encoding tRNA uridine-5-carboxymethylaminomethyl(34) synthesis enzyme MnmG — protein sequence MSLFNTTYDVIVVGGGHAGSEAAAASANMGAHTLLITMNLQNIAQMSCNPAMGGIAKGQIVREIDALGGYSGIVTDKTAIQFKMLNKSKGPAMWSPRAQSDRMQFAECWRTLLEQTENLDFYQDSVNGLLFEGNTIVGVKTALGLEIKAKTVIVTAGTFLNGLIHIGEKTFGGGRAGEGASTGITEDLVAKGFEAGRMKTGTPPRVDGRSLDYTKMTEQPGDATPEKFSYLPVTKPLTKQRSCYLTYTNPEVHDLLREGFERSPMFNGRIKSTGPRYCPSIEDKINRFAEKERHQIFVEPEGWNTVEIYVNGFSTSLPEDIQDKAIRAIPGFENVKFFRYGYAIEYDYFPPTQLKHNLETKLIENLFFAGQINGTTGYEEAAAQGLMAGVNAALKTQNKEPFILKRSEAYIGVLIDDLITKGTEEPYRMFTSRAEYRTLLRQDNADLRLTEKAYKLGLASEERMNRVEEKKKKTQNLIDFIKDLSVSKEDINPILERKNLATINQSMKLYKIAARPQLSFSDFKSIDKLKNYIQEHSIDDEIIEQVEIHLKYSGYIEKEKNNADKLNRLENVPIPSTFDYSKVKSLSYEAREKLSKIQPTSISQASRISGVSPSDISVLLVYMGR from the coding sequence ATGAGTTTATTTAATACGACATACGATGTTATTGTAGTAGGAGGTGGGCACGCTGGTAGTGAAGCAGCAGCAGCTAGTGCAAATATGGGAGCGCACACTTTGTTAATTACAATGAACCTTCAAAACATTGCTCAAATGAGTTGTAATCCTGCTATGGGTGGAATTGCAAAAGGGCAAATAGTACGTGAAATTGATGCTTTAGGAGGTTACAGCGGAATTGTAACCGATAAAACAGCAATTCAGTTTAAGATGCTTAACAAATCTAAAGGACCCGCTATGTGGAGTCCAAGAGCACAATCAGACAGAATGCAATTTGCTGAGTGCTGGAGAACGTTGTTAGAACAAACTGAAAATCTAGATTTTTATCAAGATTCTGTAAACGGATTATTGTTTGAAGGCAATACGATTGTAGGGGTAAAAACTGCTTTAGGTTTAGAGATAAAAGCAAAAACGGTAATTGTAACTGCTGGTACTTTTTTAAACGGATTAATTCATATCGGTGAAAAAACATTTGGTGGTGGTAGAGCAGGAGAAGGGGCTTCAACAGGAATAACCGAAGATTTGGTTGCAAAAGGTTTTGAAGCTGGTAGAATGAAAACAGGAACACCGCCTCGTGTAGATGGTCGTTCGTTAGATTATACTAAAATGACTGAGCAACCAGGTGATGCTACTCCAGAAAAATTCTCTTATTTACCCGTAACAAAGCCTTTAACGAAACAACGTTCTTGTTACCTCACATATACGAATCCTGAAGTACACGATTTGCTTAGAGAAGGATTTGAACGCTCGCCAATGTTTAATGGTAGAATTAAATCGACAGGACCTCGTTATTGTCCTTCTATAGAAGATAAAATCAATCGTTTTGCAGAGAAAGAACGTCACCAAATCTTCGTAGAACCCGAAGGCTGGAATACGGTAGAAATTTATGTAAACGGATTCTCAACATCGCTACCAGAAGATATTCAAGATAAAGCAATACGAGCTATCCCTGGTTTTGAAAACGTCAAATTTTTCAGATATGGATATGCAATTGAATACGATTATTTTCCGCCAACACAATTAAAACATAATTTAGAAACGAAGTTGATTGAAAACTTGTTTTTTGCGGGTCAAATTAACGGTACAACAGGCTATGAAGAAGCAGCTGCACAAGGATTAATGGCAGGTGTAAATGCAGCCTTAAAAACCCAAAATAAAGAACCATTTATTTTGAAAAGAAGTGAAGCATATATCGGTGTTTTGATTGATGACTTAATTACCAAAGGAACCGAAGAACCCTATCGTATGTTTACCTCTCGTGCAGAATACAGAACCTTATTACGACAAGATAATGCCGATTTACGTCTTACAGAAAAAGCGTATAAATTAGGTTTGGCTTCTGAAGAAAGAATGAATAGGGTAGAAGAGAAGAAGAAGAAAACTCAAAACTTAATCGATTTTATAAAAGATTTAAGTGTTAGTAAAGAAGATATCAATCCTATTTTAGAACGTAAAAATTTAGCAACTATAAATCAATCTATGAAGTTGTACAAAATTGCTGCAAGACCTCAGTTATCTTTTTCTGATTTTAAGTCAATAGACAAACTTAAAAACTATATACAAGAGCATTCAATTGATGATGAAATTATAGAACAAGTTGAAATTCATTTAAAATATTCTGGATATATAGAAAAAGAAAAAAACAATGCTGACAAATTGAATAGATTAGAAAACGTACCCATTCCGTCGACATTCGATTACAGTAAAGTAAAATCATTGTCGTACGAAGCCAGGGAAAAGTTATCTAAAATACAACCCACTTCCATTTCACAAGCAAGTAGAATTAGTGGAGTTTCACCTAGTGATATTTCTGTTTTACTGGTTTATATGGGTAGATAA
- the tatA gene encoding twin-arginine translocase TatA/TatE family subunit yields MNELTIFLGIPGGYQIVIVLVVILLLFGGKKIPELMKGLGSGIKEFKDASKADEDSTDKVEEKK; encoded by the coding sequence ATGAATGAACTTACTATATTTTTAGGGATTCCAGGAGGGTATCAAATTGTAATTGTATTAGTTGTTATTCTATTACTTTTTGGTGGAAAAAAGATACCTGAGCTAATGAAAGGATTAGGTTCTGGTATAAAAGAGTTTAAAGACGCTAGTAAAGCAGATGAAGATAGTACTGATAAAGTAGAAGAAAAAAAATAA
- a CDS encoding head GIN domain-containing protein, with product MKKLAIISLFLMTFTASAQTTITKELESFYQLKVYSGIDLELVKADTSKIVVTGEKADKVKIKIEGYTLKVLLKFPETIADGKVKATLYYNEDLEVIDANEGAIITGKDIEQEQIEIKAQEGAFINLVVNIKHLKVKSSSGAVIKLTGTTKNQTVEANLGGMYHGYKLEVAQTNIVQAGSGSKVEVQAGETLDAKVSFGGTIFYKGTPEVLRDKKVIGGVIEHRS from the coding sequence ATGAAGAAGTTAGCAATTATAAGTTTGTTTTTGATGACTTTTACAGCTTCAGCACAAACGACCATAACAAAAGAATTAGAAAGTTTTTATCAACTAAAAGTATACAGTGGTATTGATTTGGAATTGGTAAAAGCTGATACTTCTAAAATTGTAGTTACTGGCGAAAAGGCAGATAAAGTAAAAATAAAAATTGAAGGTTATACCTTAAAAGTATTATTAAAATTTCCTGAAACTATTGCTGATGGTAAAGTAAAAGCAACTTTGTATTACAACGAAGATTTAGAAGTAATTGATGCTAATGAAGGTGCTATTATTACAGGAAAAGATATTGAACAAGAACAAATTGAAATTAAAGCTCAAGAAGGTGCTTTTATAAATCTTGTGGTAAACATTAAGCACTTAAAAGTAAAAAGTTCTTCAGGGGCTGTGATTAAGCTTACAGGGACTACTAAGAATCAAACAGTAGAGGCAAATTTGGGTGGCATGTATCACGGGTACAAACTTGAAGTAGCACAAACCAATATTGTTCAAGCTGGCTCTGGGTCAAAAGTGGAAGTACAAGCAGGTGAAACTTTAGATGCGAAAGTATCGTTCGGAGGAACTATTTTTTACAAAGGGACACCAGAAGTTTTAAGAGATAAAAAAGTAATTGGTGGGGTAATTGAACACCGAAGTTAA
- a CDS encoding class I SAM-dependent methyltransferase, producing the protein MFLFENLTEIEQKKFDVITLWHVLEHVPNLAEYIQQLKLLLKPNGTLIVAVPNYKSFDAKHYKEFWAAYDVPRHLWHFSRTSISKIFSFVNMKIEKTIPMKFDSFYVSLLSEKNKTKKIRPICAFFIGLKSNIKAKQSGEYSSLIYILKSV; encoded by the coding sequence GTGTTTCTTTTTGAAAACTTAACAGAAATTGAACAAAAGAAATTCGATGTAATTACTTTATGGCATGTATTAGAACATGTACCTAATTTAGCAGAATACATACAACAACTTAAGCTACTTCTAAAACCAAACGGAACTTTAATCGTCGCTGTTCCAAATTATAAAAGTTTTGATGCAAAACACTATAAAGAGTTTTGGGCTGCCTATGACGTACCAAGACATTTATGGCATTTTTCAAGAACTTCTATCTCTAAAATATTTTCATTTGTTAACATGAAAATTGAAAAGACCATTCCTATGAAGTTTGATTCTTTTTATGTTTCCTTACTTTCTGAAAAAAATAAAACTAAAAAAATACGACCAATTTGTGCTTTTTTTATCGGATTGAAATCAAATATAAAAGCAAAACAATCTGGTGAATACTCTTCTTTAATTTATATCTTAAAAAGTGTGTAA
- a CDS encoding SPFH domain-containing protein, with amino-acid sequence MYPIIFFGIIILLSSFFIVKQQTAAIIERFGRFQSIRHSGLQLKIPIVDRIAGKLSLKIQQLDVIVETKTLDDVFVKLKVSVQYKVIREKVYDAFYKLDYPHDQITSYVFDVVRAEVPKMKLDDVFVKKDDIAIAVKAELNDAMMDYGYDIIKTLVTDIDPDAQVKAAMNRINASEREKVAAQYEGDAQRILIVEKAKAEAESKRLQGQGIADQRREIARGLEESVEVLNRVGINSQEASALIVVTQHYDTLQSLGEETNSNLILLPNAPQAGSNMLNDMVASFTASNQIGEAMKKAQEKKVINNK; translated from the coding sequence ATGTATCCGATTATATTTTTCGGAATTATTATTTTACTATCCTCATTTTTTATTGTTAAACAACAAACCGCCGCCATTATAGAGCGTTTTGGTCGCTTTCAAAGTATTCGTCACTCAGGACTTCAATTAAAAATTCCTATTGTAGATAGAATTGCAGGAAAATTAAGTTTAAAAATTCAACAATTAGATGTTATTGTTGAAACAAAAACCTTAGATGATGTTTTTGTGAAACTAAAAGTATCGGTACAATACAAAGTAATACGAGAAAAAGTGTATGATGCTTTTTACAAGCTAGATTATCCGCACGATCAAATTACCTCGTATGTATTTGATGTAGTTCGTGCAGAAGTTCCTAAAATGAAGTTAGACGACGTATTTGTGAAAAAAGACGATATTGCCATTGCTGTAAAGGCAGAGTTGAATGATGCGATGATGGATTACGGGTACGATATTATAAAAACATTGGTTACCGATATTGATCCAGATGCACAAGTAAAAGCTGCTATGAACCGTATCAATGCTTCAGAGCGTGAAAAAGTTGCTGCTCAATATGAGGGGGATGCTCAGCGTATTTTAATTGTTGAAAAAGCAAAAGCTGAAGCTGAAAGTAAACGTTTACAAGGACAAGGTATTGCCGATCAACGTCGTGAAATTGCTCGTGGTTTAGAAGAGTCTGTCGAAGTTTTAAATCGTGTAGGCATTAACAGCCAAGAAGCCTCTGCTTTGATTGTAGTTACACAACATTACGATACATTACAATCGTTAGGTGAAGAAACCAATAGTAACTTAATTTTACTGCCTAATGCGCCACAAGCTGGAAGCAATATGCTAAACGATATGGTAGCTAGTTTTACTGCGAGTAATCAGATAGGTGAGGCCATGAAAAAAGCACAGGAAAAAAAAGTGATAAATAATAAGTAA
- the ybeY gene encoding rRNA maturation RNase YbeY translates to MITFNYEIEFQLNNEENTSEWIQQCIEKEGFELGEINYIFCDDAYLHKLNMEFLQHDTLTDIISFDYTLGKLVGGDIFISVERVKENAKEFHTSFENELHRVIIHGVLHYMKYRDKTDEEKQIMRSKENEFLKILNNI, encoded by the coding sequence ATGATTACATTTAATTACGAAATTGAGTTTCAATTAAACAATGAAGAAAACACTTCTGAATGGATACAACAATGTATCGAAAAAGAAGGTTTTGAGTTAGGAGAAATCAACTATATTTTTTGTGACGATGCTTATTTACATAAGCTCAATATGGAGTTTTTACAACACGATACCTTAACCGATATTATTAGCTTTGACTATACCTTGGGTAAATTGGTTGGTGGCGATATTTTTATTTCTGTAGAAAGAGTAAAAGAAAACGCTAAAGAATTTCATACTTCTTTTGAAAATGAATTGCACCGAGTAATTATTCATGGTGTTTTGCACTATATGAAATATCGAGATAAAACTGATGAAGAGAAGCAAATAATGCGCTCTAAAGAAAATGAATTTTTAAAAATTTTAAATAACATATAA
- a CDS encoding DoxX family protein — MELIQQSITEILILLFLIVTFLQSGIDKVSDWKGNLSFIKEHFKNSPLKNSVPILLAIILVMELLAGGLMFVGIFHLATTGNHTIALIGAELSAVTLIFLLIGQRLAKDYAGAMTLAVYFIITILGVYLLNR; from the coding sequence ATGGAACTTATACAACAAAGCATCACAGAAATTTTAATTCTACTTTTTTTAATAGTTACTTTTTTACAATCAGGAATCGATAAGGTAAGCGATTGGAAAGGAAATTTATCTTTTATTAAAGAACACTTCAAAAATTCTCCACTCAAAAATTCGGTGCCCATTTTATTGGCTATTATTTTAGTCATGGAATTATTAGCGGGTGGATTAATGTTTGTTGGAATTTTTCACTTAGCAACAACAGGTAATCATACTATTGCTTTAATTGGTGCAGAACTTTCTGCAGTAACGTTAATCTTCTTGTTAATTGGTCAACGTTTAGCAAAAGATTATGCTGGTGCAATGACGTTAGCAGTTTACTTTATTATTACAATTTTAGGGGTGTATTTATTAAATAGATAA